The DNA window TAGTCCCGCAGGATCTATTTTGAGGCTTGaggctatatatatatgtgggtTGGCCCGCCATTTGAGAGGGTTGAGATCTTTGCGAATCCACCCACATGTATAAGAGCCAAAGTTAACCCTCCACTCACATATGCATAGTTGAGGCTGTAATTCGTGGTGAGATTGGAGTGATCTAGTATATTTGCTTGAGAGGGATAGCATCTTGGCACTAGGGGCTGTGAGCAAGCTtgagtgcttgttactcttggaggttgccacctcataGACGACTTGGTGGCAAATGGCTCCATTGAAGCATCGAAGAAGCTTGTGAGGTAGCTCTAGAGAGAGCATTTGTTCGGTGCTCTTGTGGTCGTCCCCGCTGGAGGAAGACGAAGATCAGCTCTCGTAAAAAAAAGAGGTGTGAAGAGTACCAAGATGATCGTCTAGCTCAAGAGGCTAGTGCTCACGTCAGAGCTCACCTTGAGAGGTGATTCAAACTTGCGGGCTTGCGGCTTGGTGTCTAGCGGGAGGAGTAACATCCTTGGACTTGCCTCATTGGGGGAGTAGATGGTTGGCAAGCCACCAAACCTTAGGGGGAAAAATCTTCGTGTCATCTATTGTCTCCCGTTTGGTCTGCACTTCCTAACATTAGCACTGTATTTGTTATACCTTGTGTTAATGTTGTTGCTCTCTTGATTGAAGGCTGCCTGCCAGCGCTTTTGTCTAGAACTTCTTTGTCTCCTTTTTCCAAATGTGAACCTTCTGTCGACTATCTTCAGAAATTTACTACTCGCTCCGTCCCTGAAAGAATCAATTCATGGAGTTGtcataagtcaaactttttaaactttgaccgaatTTATAGAGAAAAACAtcaagatttatgatatcaaactaGTAAGATTAGATgtgtcatagaatatattttcataatatgctcATTTCATGTCATAGATGTTATTATTCTTTTCTATAAAATTAGTGAAACATAAAAAAGTTTGACTGGTATggattctaggaattgatttatttagggGAACGAGGGAGTATTGAGGTCTGAGGAACCCACATGCTTAAATTATAGTAGTAGCACTTAGTTTCCACTTGTAACACTTAGTTTCCACTTGTAAAACTTCTTTTGGATAataacatatgaaacatccatgAACCTGAGTGTCACTACGACTAGTAATACCACAACAAGTGCTCATTCAACAATCTACGTGTCGCTGGTTGCTAAGTTGTGTAACATTGTAATTTGGATATAACCacaatatatatgtatgtgtgtgtattTGAATGGAGCCCATAAATCATTTTTGCATTGGTGTGGTGTGGCCAAATCGGCCTTCGCTGTGGAGCCTGATCCGTTGATGTTATTCTGTACGTATCGACCTCTCAAGTTAAATTCTGAAATACGATTCGCTCAATTCATTCATATATACTCCATCAGTCCTGTAATATAATGCATTCTAAGAATTTTAAAACAAATTAAGAGATAACATAAAAGACGCATGTACcctcattttatttcctaatcaaactctatcatcaacgtgattaatgttgattggttgataaatgaaaAATATTTAATGTAAAATTGGTTTTTGTCatctagaatgcattatatttgtgGACAAATTATAAATGCTaaaatgcactatattacaggacgaAGGGGGTGTAGACACAAATACTCCCTtctttccaaattataagtcacgtTGACTTTTTTTgtgtacatctattttgctatgtatctatatataatatattgtatctagatacataataaaatagATGTATaaaaaagtgacttataatttagaagtgaGCGTCAGTCTAACATCTACGTAGTATCCGGCAAGGAACGCACCTTTGCTCCGCCTACCTCGTTCCTCCACGGCTCCACGGGAGGATTCAAGATTTGGGGGCAGGACCGCAGGAGGTCGTGTCGGTTTCTCTATGGAAAGTGGGCCCATACAATTTTACGCACTAGATTGACGGGCGTCGATTCGgggctgttcggctggtattaaagccagcTGATAAGCTGACTgaagttgttttgttgtgagagaaaaatactgtagattctagctgataagccggctaaaatcatgctctatcaatttattgtgctCTTACAActattattttggtcatcttttcatgtgactttgttttatcaatttaaaatttgaattttcaaaaatgacaacttcaaacaacattttgatgagttgtacaactctgttgttgatgactttttcagccGGAATCATTTGCTATTTCTAAATATTGTTTGAaattgtcattttttgaaatttaaaatttgaattgttcaaacaaagtctgATGGAGTAAtggtcaaaataaaagttgtatatcttgatgagttttatAATTTTGTGGTTTATGACATTTTTGTTTGAAGTCACAGCTATCCAACAATTCTGTCATAGTTCTCGTATTTTGaaataatatttataaaaaaattattaaCCGGGCCTTATTTAGCTCAGCCCTCCATTTCCCCTGCCTGGGCCTGTTTGGCCTACTCGTCCGTGTAGCTCTCTTGACCGTCTGATTAGATCGGACGGCTCACATCACACCCTTAGCCGGTCAAAATCTGGGTCCCTCCTCTGACTCCTCCAGTTCTCCCGTTCCACACGTAGCGGCGGCACCTGGTGAGCCCCCTCGCGCGTCGGGACTCCCAGATCCAAATCGAAATCGGAAGCCGACTCCAATTTGGAGGTCTGAATCCCGACGATATAAGCCGAGGCAGAGCAGATCCCCTCACTCCCTGTTGTCCCTGGTAAGGTTTGCTCGATCATCTCGTTCGATCCATCCTGTGTTCATCCATCTTACTACTCTCCGCCCGCCGCCATGTCCTTTCCGGCCGTCAGTGGCCGCCGCAGGAGGAGCCGGGACTGGCTGCAGATGGATGATACAATCCCTACTTCCGACTGGCTTCCAGTGACTATGCCGGTGCTCGTCGATGGCGAGATCTACTTGGTCGATGCCGAGTTGCCAATAATCCCCGACGACGACCGCCGCAGGCTGGACGAAGTCCGGCGACAGCGGGAGGATCTGGATATGGTTTTATACGGCCTCAACCGCAAGCGTGCTCGAGCCCCCGCCTCCAGCGATGATGCCATCCAGGGTCTACTGCAGGAGGCGAGGGCCGACGACGCGGGGATGCCGGAGGAGTGCGCCGTGTGCCTGCAGGATTTCGACGCGGACGCCAAGGAGACACTCAGGGTGATGCCGTGCTCCCACGCCTTCCATCCGGACTGTATCTTCAGCTGGCTCCGGGTTAAAGCTGTCTGCCCGCTGTGTCGTCACGCCCTGCCCACGCAGCAGCATGAAGACCCAGACTTTGAGGACGAAGacgactccgactccgactccgatgaAGATGACACTGACTCCGACAAAGACGACGCCGTAAATCATCAGGAGGAGAGCACACCGGCGGTGACAGATCCAGAGGAGCCCTAACCCTAAGACCTGCCTACAACAAACATTGGTGGAGCCGTGTGTGCAATTGTTGCCAAATGTACATGTACCCAAGCAATCTTATTATCTATCAGCAGTTCCTTGATCTACTATTATTACTCTACTACTTGTAGCAGAGTTGTAATAATAATAATTCCTAAAAAGAAAGATTGATGTGTTTATCTTCATTCAGTGTAATAAAAATAAAACTAAACAAGAAGCACTGGGTTAGTATCTCTCTTCTTCCTTCACTaatttgttgagagaaaaaaaaaacattatatcatggctgataagccagttTATAATGAGAGTCGAACCATGTAACGTTTTATTTCTCATCTACTTTAGTTCAGTAACGTTTTATTTCTCTTCATCCTTGGTGTACTACTCTACTTCTGGCAGTTCGTTTAAGTGACGTACTGGCCCTTTCCGTTACACAAATCCTTCATGTTTGTTTGGTCAAAAATCTGATCAAACTTTTAAAACTTATTAAACTAAAAAAAATACTAgctttcatcagaacataaaaAAAGTATGTCCAGACTTATTTTCAAAAATAGTTCCACACTAAATCCCTCCACAAAATTTTAGCCATATTAAACATCCCATCACTAGCTCAAAACACCCCATTCCCCAACTTGAGTTCAAACTTTCAAATCCAAGAAACTCAAGAGGGACTCGATCAAATACCAAGACACCGTCGATGCCAACAAGACGCCCACATAATGGCACGACAGGTGGCTAGGTACAACCGGAAGTCCCTACTCTGTGTCATGGTTTCAAACCATACAGATTGCCAACAGGTTGATGCGATTCAGTGACCCATCACTTGCCTTGCAATGTGTTTCAAAAAGAAACACGGATAATTTACATTTGCCAACAGCCTAAACGGAATCTAAAGCAACAAATTTGTTGTCTTCTTGAGCCACATCAAGATACTTCAGTACACACTCTGGCAACGGTCTGAGCGCCCCAAACTTCAGGTCCTCACACAACTAACGTCAATGGGGCCCATTCTTCTTCATCCTCAGAAAGTTAACTAATGTGATTCTGGAGGGAACACCCGTGCCCTGCCTCTTCTTGATGGTAGTTGTCTTCCAAGGCCTCCCATCTCTTACACTGCTCGTGGTCGTCGAGGTCATGTTGTAGAACTGCATATAGACAAAGCCATGGTCAACACTACAGCTGTTCTTCCAGAGGAAGCTGTTGGATTTTCTTCGACTTGGGAAGATACTCACCTCACAAACACCATGCAGAAGCAGCCTCTGAAATGGGTCCTGGACATTCAGCATAAGCACATCCTAGTCACTAGTATCTTCAATGAAGGCCCTAACTCGTTCCTGCAAACATGAAAAGGCGAAGGTGACGTGAGCAACTGACAAGCTGAATCAAATTGGCTGGATGAAAAGTTGGTACAAGTGGTGTAAATGAAGTCAAGAAAACCATAATTCTAATAAGTGGAAAAGAAAACTCTGCTCCAGTTTCTAGTGAGCAAAAGAATTTCAGTTATCTAGTATTGATACCAACTTTTGAAACTCGTAAACGAATTTTAGCAAAAGGTGGAAACAAAGTAGTTACAGGGCTTTGGAGAATAAACACCAAAAATTTCTTTAACACAGCCTATGCACCATAGATATGATTGTAAGAAAGACATCTCTGCTTTTACAAGCATAGTGTTAAACTGATATTTTTTTTTATACTGGAAACATAACAGTTATTAAACAGCTATGAAATAAACTTCACTGAATTTTTTTAGTCCAGAAACTACAAGTAACAAACTAGATGTGGTATTGACAAGAAAAACTAATTAGCTATGATCCATTATAATCATTTCAATAAATATAAGTCCAAACTTGAGGAAAGAAGGCAGTACTTCATATATTTCAAGCAGATCAGGAAGGAAATTTCTCTTTATTGCTTCTCTAGTTTGGCGATCTATCCGGTGCCAGGCATTCAGCGCAATCAATTCCCCTTCGTCCACATGATTCCTGGGTTTTTGGGATGATCTTTTCATATGTTGCATCAATCTTGCCTACAAATAAGAAAAAACTTGCTAAATACAATTGATCCACAAACTAATGCATGGAGGGATATACAGATCTTCTGTCTCAGTTGTTCATTTCACTAAATTATATTGTGGGCAATGATGAACAGAATGTGGCTAGCAAGAAAGGCATTAACATGCACGTACCTCAGCATCCATGTCAATGCTCCTGAAGGCATCCCATTCACCAGCACTTGTCCTGCAGAATGCTGAGAAGGGTGCTTCCTCACCTGCATAATCATTATAATATAAAGATGAGCTTTTCCAAAGTATACACATGAAAATATCATGCATGTGATGCCCATGATTAATGGAAGAGTGATTCCACGTAAGAATTTGAATGAAAACATGGGATTCGTAATACAAGAGCAACAAGCATATGCTTCGACTAAATAATTTTTTAGTATTGTAGTCCATGTGGAAGTTAAAATGGGCATGCTTAACAGAAGACAGTCTCTATGTTTCTGCCACATGCCAACATAATTTAGAGCTTTTCTGGTACACCACTACATGAAGAAATGTAACACTTTTGCAACAAATAGAGAAAGTACAACGAGAATATCTCGACTCCAAAGCTTTTAATAATGTAGCCCTTGTTTTAAAATGGGCGTGCTTAAGAGAAGATGGCCTCTATTTTCCTGTAAACACACTGAAGAGTTTTTGTAGCACACGTATACATGAAGCATATCTAAAATATTTACAACAAGCCGTGCAAGTACAACAGCAAAGATTATTGTCAGGTTAGTAAAATTGCATTATTAAAACACTAAAGCAGCATCTGGAGTTTACCCCATGGTGGAGGAGCAAATAGGCCTTTGATTTCTTCAACATGAAGACACGGGACAAGTTCAATCAGCAAACGGTCATTCATCCACTTTCGTGATCTCCGGTTACTGACCTGTATATATAACATTGTCATGTGTAAACCATCAACCGGTGAACCCCTAGTATACACAACAAAAAATGTTTCATTTACATCAGACTTGTATTCCATTACATTAAAGCCTGCAAACATAGAATATGTGATTTTGCacactttttttttatttgtcaTCACAGGAGATGCACAGGAAATTTTTGACTTAttaagcatcacatcacagaagaaaaaggggtggcaagaggtacAGAAGGCCAACACCAATCAGGATGAGCATCCTCTCACCTTGGTGGCCATGTCCTCGAGGAGTTCAATCTTCCTCTCGATCAGTTGTGAGCGCGACTTGGCGCCATCGCCTGCGCCCATACGCCACAATTTCAGCAAATATCGCTACCTCCGCCCAATTTGGGGGCGAAATCCACATCGCCATCCAAGAGACTGGTAAAGGCGTTACCTTTGGCGGAATCAAACAAGGAACTCCTCCTCCCTCCGCAGCAGATCCGCGCTCGCCATGGCTGGGGGAACCTTCTCTCCCACACGTCACAGTCTCGGGGTCCTGTGACTGCTGCGCGTGTCGATGCGGTCCCCGGTGGTCGGGCAGCGCAGCGGCGGTTGGAGTGGAAGGTTGGGCCGGGCGTCGGAGGACGCGAGATCAGCTGACGGCGATGCTCCGGCGGCAGTGGCGGGTGCGCCTTGTGGAATCGGGGCGGACTGGATTGGGGATTGGGGATTGGGGAACTTTGGAAGGAGAGATTGACAGATTGTGCCGGCTCTCTTGACCGTATCGGACGGCTCACATCACACCCTTAGCCGGTCAAAACCTGCGTCGTCCTGGCTTCTTTCTTCGTCCCTCCTCCGACTCCTCCACTTCTCCCGTTCCACACGTAGCGGCGGCGCCTGGTGAGGCCCCTCGCGCGTCGGGACTCCCGGATCCAAATCGAAATCGAAATCGGAAGCCGACTCCAATTTGGAGGTCTGACTCCCGACGATATAAGCCGAGGCAGAGCAGATCCCCTCGCTCCCTGTTGTCCCTGGTAAGGTTTGCTCGATCATCTCGTTCGATCCATCCCGTGTTCATCCATCTTACTACTCTTCGCCCGCCGCCATGTCCTTTCCGGCCGTCAGTGGCCGCCGCAGGAGGAGCCGGGACTGGCTGCAGATGGATGATACAATCCCTACTTCCGACTGGCTTCCAGTGACTATGCCGGTGCTCGTCGATGGCGAGATCTACTTGGTCGACGCCGAGTTGCCAATAATCCCCGACGACGACCGCCGCAGAATGGACGAAATCCGGGACGAAGTCCGGCGACATGATATGGTTTTATACGGCCTCAACCGCAAGCGTGCTCGAGTCCCCGCCTCCAGCGATGATGCCATCCAGGGTCTGCTGCGGGAGGCGAGGGCCGGCGACGCGGGGATGCCGGAGGAGTGCGCCGTGTGCC is part of the Miscanthus floridulus cultivar M001 chromosome 9, ASM1932011v1, whole genome shotgun sequence genome and encodes:
- the LOC136483503 gene encoding uncharacterized protein, with product MDDTIPTSDWLPVTMPVLVDGEIYLVDAELPIIPDDDRRRLDEVRRQREDLDMVLYGLNRKRARAPASSDDAIQGLLQEARADDAGMPEECAVCLQDFDADAKETLRVMPCSHAFHPDCIFSWLRVKAVCPLCRHALPTQQHEDPDFEDEDDSDSDSDEDDTDSDKDDAVNHQEESTPAVTDPEEP